TCAGGTGACGTGCTCATCCTCTCCTTCGGAGAGATCGACAGCAGGACGCACATTCCTCGCCTTGCCCGCGCCAACGGCCGTCCGACTTCGGAAGAAACCGACCTCCTGCTCGATCGCTTCGAAGAAGCGCTACGGCACTTTCTGGCAACATGCCCGGCGATCGTCGCCCTGTCATGCATCGTGCCATTCAATGCCGCGTTTCTGGAGCCACAATGGTACGGCAGCGACGATGAGTGCCGCGTCGATGTGAAGGCGATCCGTGACCGGATGAACGCCCGCATGGCAGCGATGGGCGTTCCGTTCGTCGACTTCCGCGAAGGCTACAGCTTGCCTGACGGCTCGATCATCCCGGAATTTTCCGATGACAACGTGCATATAGACGCGCGCCACTCCGAACCGGTGCTGGCCGCCCTGCATGCTGCATTGCCTGGCGATTTCAGTTTTCGCGAACCGCCCTGGCCACCCATGCCGTTGGCGGAGGGTCCATATCAATCGCCTTGGAAGCGGTTTCGCCGAGCGGTCCGGGCTCGCTTCAAGGCAATCTTGTTTAAGACACGCTCTGGCGAAACCTAAGCGCTGCGGCAGCAACCAAAGCGCCCAGAGCCTACGACCCAACCAATCGCTTCCCTCGAACGATTCAAGCGAAATAACGCGTTGGATTGATCAAGAGCCGGCGCATAGCTTGAACCTGAAATCGACAGGTCCAAGCCCATGCATGCTCTTGCCCGAACCGAAACTGCAATTCCCACCACCCGCAAGCAGGCAGGGCGCCACAAGCTGCGACCTGGTTACGACAGCGCCAAGCTGGTGCCCGGGCTGCTGCTTGCGGCAGGCATCGCCGGGCTCGCCTTCGCGCTGCGCAACCTGCCCGGCCTTTCCAGCTTCAGCCCGATGATCATTGCGATCATCCTGGGCATCGCCTTTCACAATCTCTTTGGCACGCCCGTGGGCGCCAAATCGGGCGTGGCGTTCTCGATGCGCAAGGTGCTGCGTTTCGCCATCATCCTGCTTGGACTGCAACTGACCGCCAGCCAGGTCGCCGATGTCGGCGTCACTGGGGTCGCGATCATCGCCACCACACTTGTCGCTACCTTCGCTTTCACGCTGTGGCTCGGCCGGCTGATCGGTGTCGACGCCAAGCTTGCCGAGCTGATCGCCGCCGGCACCTCGATCTGTGGTGCTTCCGCCGTCATCGCCACCAACACGGTGACCAAGGCGCCCGACGAGGACGTCGCCTATGCGGTTGCG
The nucleotide sequence above comes from Aminobacter aminovorans. Encoded proteins:
- a CDS encoding SGNH/GDSL hydrolase family protein, whose translation is MTLMTLGDSHSLFSFAGVANAKMYWRGPVTMHRAARDGIASLIPRNCRPKSGDVLILSFGEIDSRTHIPRLARANGRPTSEETDLLLDRFEEALRHFLATCPAIVALSCIVPFNAAFLEPQWYGSDDECRVDVKAIRDRMNARMAAMGVPFVDFREGYSLPDGSIIPEFSDDNVHIDARHSEPVLAALHAALPGDFSFREPPWPPMPLAEGPYQSPWKRFRRAVRARFKAILFKTRSGET
- a CDS encoding YeiH family protein is translated as MHALARTETAIPTTRKQAGRHKLRPGYDSAKLVPGLLLAAGIAGLAFALRNLPGLSSFSPMIIAIILGIAFHNLFGTPVGAKSGVAFSMRKVLRFAIILLGLQLTASQVADVGVTGVAIIATTLVATFAFTLWLGRLIGVDAKLAELIAAGTSICGASAVIATNTVTKAPDEDVAYAVACVTVFGSIAMFVYPLLPGLFQLGPHAYGLWAGASIHEIAQVVAAAFQDGQQAGEFGTVAKLTRVMMLAPVVIALGLAARQRARSSRVAHSSPPAPMPWFVLGFIAMVGVNSVIDIPIEAKSWTVTSTTFLLTMALAAMGLETDIRKLRAKGLRPLFLGLAAFLFIATFSLMLVKLLD